CAGGTACTCGACGTTACCGTCGACGCTGATCGCCTGGCCGGTCACGTTGTGGGCGGCGGGCGAACAGAGGAACAACGCCATGGCCGCGACGTCTTCGGCGGTGACCATGCGCTTTAGGGAAATCTTGTTGAGGTATTCCTGGCGCATCTCGGCCTCGGGCACGCCGACCTGTTCGGCACGGGCGCGAATCACACCGTCCATGCGCGGGCCTTCAACGATGCCGGGCAGCACGGCGTTCACGCGGATATCGCTTTCGCCGAGTTCCGCCGCCAGGGATTTCATCAGGCCGACAATCGCCCATTTGGTCGCTGCATACGGCGTACGCCAGGCGTAGCCGAGACGCCCCGCCACCGAGGCGATATGCAGCAGATGGGCGTGGGACGATTCCTTGAGCATCGGCACCGCGTGGTGGGCGAAGCGGTATTGCGCGGTCAGGTTGATAGCGATGGTGGCCTGCCATTCGGCGTCGCTGATCGCATCGATACCGCCGGTGGGCCCGGCGATCCCGGCGTTGTTGACCAGCACATCAAGGCCGCCGAAATGCTCGCGCTGCGCCTGGAACACCGCCTCGACCTGCGCCGCATCACTGACGTCGGCACGCGTGGCGAGGGTGCCCGGGTATTTATCGCGAAACGCCGCCAGCGCCGGCTCGCTCACATCGCAGACATGCACTTGGGCGCCGGCCTCCAGATACGCCGCCGCCAACACTTCACCGATGCCGGCAGCCCCGCCGGAAATCAACACACGTAACCCAGGATAGGGCTGCAGCCGTTGTAGGACACTCATGCACGTTTACCTCCTGAAGCAGACGACCGCGCACGGTCGCTCTTGACGAGCAGGCGCGCCAGGGAATCGGCGGCCTGCATGATGTCATCGGTCACCGCCGCACGGGCACCGGCGCCATCGCGGGCGGCCAGGGCTTCGACGATGCGCGTATGCGCCTCCATCGAGCGTTGCAGGTGAGCTTTATCCGGGGCGACCAGCGCAAAGCACGGGCCCATGTGCAGCCAGAAGTTTTCCACGGCGGCCATGGTCAACTCGGCTTGGGCCACCGCGTAGATACGCCGGTGGAAGGCGAAGTTGGTCCACAGGTAGCGGGACACGTCGACTTCATCCGCCGCGTGCTGCATCTGCCGGCACAGCTCGGTGATTTCGTCGAGGTCGGCCTTTTGCAGGCGCAGCACGGCTTTTTCCGCCAGCAAGCCTTCAAGGGCGACCCGCGCATCGCGAATTTCGCGCAAACGGTCGACCGTCATCAGGCGTACTCGCAGACGGGAGGTTTCGGTGACTTCAAAGGCGTTTTCGGCGCTGAGGCGCTGCAGGGCTTCGCGCACCGGCATAGGGCTGGAACCGAGGGCTTCGGCGAGGCCGCGAATGGTGAGTTTCTGGCCGGGCTGGAAACGGCCACTCATCAGGGCTTCGCGGATCTGGCGATAGACCTGGTCTTGCAAGGTATCGCGGGACACCTGGCGCAGGGTGGGCAGGAGGAGCGGACCATCTGTCATGAGGCAAAACCTGTGTTGTCGTTCTTATGGCTTCAATATGTGATCACAAATCAAATATGTCAAATAGTTTCCCAATGCTGATGGCGCACCAAAACAACGGTGGGAGCGGGCTTGCTCGCGAAGGCGGTGGGCCGGCCAACACCTTGGTTGACTGACACGCCGCCTTCGCGGGCAAGCCCGCTCCCACAGTTTGACCGTATGCGTCTTCGACTAAGCGGTCGATTGATAGCCAATGCACATCAATCCATCCAAATTTGTCACTTATCATTTCTAAATGTGTCAGCCACTATTCCAGGTCTTAAGCGAAACAAGCACTTTAAAAAGAACGCTGGAGACACAAAACCATGACTAGCCCTACCCGGCCCGACTCTGCCCGTTCGAAAGTTGGTGCGGTATTCCGCGTTACTTCGGGCAACTTCCTCGAACAGTTCGACTTCTTTCTGTTCGGTTTCTACGCCACCTACATCGCTGCCGCCTTCTTCCCTGCCGCTAATGAGTTTGCGTCATTAATGATGACCTTCGCCGTGTTCGGCGCGGGCTTCCTGATGCGTCCACTGGGCGCGATTATTCTGGGTGCCTACATCGACGATGTCGGTCGCCGCAAAGGGCTGATCGTGACCCTGTCGATCATGGCCAGCGGCACGCTGCTGATCGTGCTGGTGCCGGGCTATCACACCATTGGCCTGTGGGCGCCGTTGCTGGTGCTGTTGGGCCGCTTGCTGCAAGGCTTCTCGGCCGGTGCGGAACTCGGCGGTGTGTCGGTGTACCTGTCCGAAATGGCCACCCCCGGCCGCAAGGGTTTCTATACCAGCTGGCAATCCGGCAGCCAGCAGATCTCCATCGTGGTCGCCGCCGCACTCGGCTATGGCCTGAACGTGTGGATGGAACCGGCCGTGGTGGCCGATTGGGGCTGGCGCATTCCGTTTGCCATCGGTTGCGTGATCATCCCGTTCATCTTCATCCTGCGTCGCAACCTGCAAGAAACCGAAGAGTTCGCCAACCGCAAACATCGCCCGACCATGCGCGAAGTGCTGGCGACCCTGGTCAAAAACTGGACCGTGGTGATCGGCGGCATGCTGATGGTGGCGATGACGACCACCGCGTTCTACCTGATCACCGTCTACGCCCCGACCTTCGGCAAAACCGTGCTGCAACTGAGCACCTCCGATGCACTGCTGGTGACCTTGCTGGTGGCCGTGTCGAACTTTGTGTGGCTGCCGATCGGTGGCACCTTGAGCGACCGTTTCGGCCGCAAGCCGGTGCTGGTCGCCATGACCGTGTTGACCGTTCTCACGGCTTACCCGGCGCTGTCCTACGTAGTAAACGCCCCAAGCTTCGGCCATATGCTGGAAACCCTGCTGTGGTTCTCCTTCCTCTATGGCATGTACAACGGCGCGATGATCCCGGCCCTGACCGAAATCATGCCGGTTGAAGTGCGTGTGGCGGGCTTCTCCCTGGCCTACAGCCTGGCGACTGCGATCTTCGGTGGTTTTACCCCGGCGATTTCCACCTGGTTTATCCACATCACCGAAGACAAAGCCTCGCCGGCCTACTGGATGATGTTCGCCGCGCTGTGCGCCCTGTGCTCGACCCTGGCGCTCTACCGCCGCGCTAACGCTCGCGGGCAGGTGATGCAGGGAGCCGCACAATGAAGGTGCTGTTCAAGACCCTGACGGCCCTGGCCCTCGGCGCCCTGGCGCTGACGGCCCAGGCCGAACAGCTCAAGGTGATGACCTCCGGTGGTTTCACCGCCGCGTATAAATTGCTCGGCCCGCAATACGCCCAGCACAGCGGCGACAGCCTGGATACGATCCTCGGCCCGTCGATGGGCAAGGCGCCGGAAGCGATTCCCAACCGCCTGGCCCGTGGCGAACACGCCGACGTGGTGATCATGGTCGGCTACGCGCTGGATGAGTTGATCAAACAGGGCAAGGTCGACCCCGCCTCCCGCGTGGAACTGGCGGACTCGCGCATTGGCCTGGTGGTGAAGGAAGGCGCGGCAAAGCCTGCGATCGGCACCGACGCCGAACTGAAAGCCGTGCTGAGTAAAGCCAAGTCTGTGGCGTACTCGGACAGCGCCAGCGGCGTGTACGTCGAGAAGGAGTTGTTCAAGAAACTCGGAATGCCCGCCAAGGGCACCATGATCGAACGCATCCCGGTGGCCGAGCAGGTCGCCAAGGGTGACTACGAGGTGGGCTTGCAGCAAGTGGCGGAGTTGTTGCCGGTGAAGGGTGTGACTTACGTCGGCAAGATCCCGGAAGACGTGCAATCGGTAACGCGCTTTGCCGCGGGCATACCGGTCAACGCCGAACACCCGGCGCAGGCCAAGGCGCTGCTGCAGTTCCTGGCCTCGCCCGAGGCGCAACGGGTGGTGCAATCCACCGGCCTGGACTCGGTGTCACGCTGACCGG
The genomic region above belongs to Pseudomonas poae and contains:
- a CDS encoding substrate-binding domain-containing protein — translated: MKVLFKTLTALALGALALTAQAEQLKVMTSGGFTAAYKLLGPQYAQHSGDSLDTILGPSMGKAPEAIPNRLARGEHADVVIMVGYALDELIKQGKVDPASRVELADSRIGLVVKEGAAKPAIGTDAELKAVLSKAKSVAYSDSASGVYVEKELFKKLGMPAKGTMIERIPVAEQVAKGDYEVGLQQVAELLPVKGVTYVGKIPEDVQSVTRFAAGIPVNAEHPAQAKALLQFLASPEAQRVVQSTGLDSVSR
- a CDS encoding GntR family transcriptional regulator; translated protein: MTDGPLLLPTLRQVSRDTLQDQVYRQIREALMSGRFQPGQKLTIRGLAEALGSSPMPVREALQRLSAENAFEVTETSRLRVRLMTVDRLREIRDARVALEGLLAEKAVLRLQKADLDEITELCRQMQHAADEVDVSRYLWTNFAFHRRIYAVAQAELTMAAVENFWLHMGPCFALVAPDKAHLQRSMEAHTRIVEALAARDGAGARAAVTDDIMQAADSLARLLVKSDRARSSASGGKRA
- a CDS encoding SDR family oxidoreductase — encoded protein: MSVLQRLQPYPGLRVLISGGAAGIGEVLAAAYLEAGAQVHVCDVSEPALAAFRDKYPGTLATRADVSDAAQVEAVFQAQREHFGGLDVLVNNAGIAGPTGGIDAISDAEWQATIAINLTAQYRFAHHAVPMLKESSHAHLLHIASVAGRLGYAWRTPYAATKWAIVGLMKSLAAELGESDIRVNAVLPGIVEGPRMDGVIRARAEQVGVPEAEMRQEYLNKISLKRMVTAEDVAAMALFLCSPAAHNVTGQAISVDGNVEYL
- a CDS encoding MFS transporter codes for the protein MTSPTRPDSARSKVGAVFRVTSGNFLEQFDFFLFGFYATYIAAAFFPAANEFASLMMTFAVFGAGFLMRPLGAIILGAYIDDVGRRKGLIVTLSIMASGTLLIVLVPGYHTIGLWAPLLVLLGRLLQGFSAGAELGGVSVYLSEMATPGRKGFYTSWQSGSQQISIVVAAALGYGLNVWMEPAVVADWGWRIPFAIGCVIIPFIFILRRNLQETEEFANRKHRPTMREVLATLVKNWTVVIGGMLMVAMTTTAFYLITVYAPTFGKTVLQLSTSDALLVTLLVAVSNFVWLPIGGTLSDRFGRKPVLVAMTVLTVLTAYPALSYVVNAPSFGHMLETLLWFSFLYGMYNGAMIPALTEIMPVEVRVAGFSLAYSLATAIFGGFTPAISTWFIHITEDKASPAYWMMFAALCALCSTLALYRRANARGQVMQGAAQ